One window from the genome of Pseudomonas frederiksbergensis encodes:
- a CDS encoding MFS transporter produces MQNSTQAANAWRILFLLFLANLFNFFDRTIPAIIIEPIRMEWSLSDFQIGIIGTAFTIVYAIAGLPLGRMADTGSRSKLMGWGLAAWSGLTAVNGLVGSFWAFLVVRMGVGIGEASYAPAANSLIGDLFPAHRRARAMGIFMLGLPIGLLLAFFTIGAMVKAFDSWRAPFFIAAVPGLVLAVFMFFIKEPKRGAAETVQVSQEKVNKPVRRVLAIPTFLWLVLAGLCFNFATYACNSFLVPMLQRYFGMPLHEAAVATGIMVGVTGLFGLTLGGWVADKIHQRVPNGRLLFAAFSLAISTVTTAWALHAGRIEISVFVAVFSVGWLFAYNFYTCVYTAIQDVVEPRLRATAMALYFAGLYLLGGGLGPVVVGGLSDYFAHTAMAAAGAPQMTEAFKAIGLHDAMYLIPVALLLTMVFLFLASRCFVRDAKRMKDGMSAVVVPEGVVATA; encoded by the coding sequence ATGCAGAACTCGACCCAAGCGGCGAATGCCTGGCGCATTCTGTTCCTGCTGTTCCTGGCCAACCTGTTCAATTTCTTCGACCGTACCATCCCGGCGATCATCATCGAACCGATCCGCATGGAATGGAGCCTGAGCGACTTCCAGATCGGCATCATTGGCACCGCGTTCACCATCGTCTATGCCATTGCCGGCTTGCCGCTGGGGCGTATGGCCGATACCGGCTCGCGCAGCAAGTTGATGGGCTGGGGCCTGGCGGCCTGGAGTGGACTGACGGCGGTGAACGGCCTGGTGGGCAGTTTCTGGGCGTTCCTGGTGGTACGCATGGGCGTGGGCATCGGCGAGGCCAGCTATGCACCGGCGGCCAACTCATTGATTGGCGACCTGTTCCCGGCCCACCGCCGGGCGCGGGCGATGGGTATTTTCATGCTGGGGCTGCCGATTGGGTTGCTGCTGGCATTCTTTACCATTGGCGCGATGGTCAAGGCCTTCGACAGCTGGCGTGCACCGTTCTTCATTGCAGCGGTGCCGGGGTTGGTGCTGGCGGTGTTCATGTTTTTCATCAAGGAGCCCAAGCGCGGCGCGGCGGAAACCGTGCAGGTGTCCCAGGAGAAGGTCAATAAACCGGTTCGCCGAGTGCTGGCGATTCCGACCTTTCTCTGGCTGGTGCTGGCGGGGCTTTGCTTCAACTTCGCCACCTATGCCTGCAACTCGTTCCTGGTGCCGATGCTGCAACGTTATTTCGGGATGCCGCTGCACGAGGCGGCCGTGGCCACCGGCATCATGGTGGGCGTGACGGGATTGTTCGGTCTGACCCTGGGCGGCTGGGTCGCGGACAAGATCCACCAGCGCGTGCCCAACGGGCGCCTGCTCTTTGCAGCGTTCAGCCTGGCCATTTCCACCGTCACCACGGCGTGGGCCCTGCATGCCGGGCGCATAGAGATCAGTGTGTTCGTGGCGGTGTTCAGCGTCGGTTGGCTGTTTGCCTATAACTTCTATACCTGCGTCTATACCGCGATCCAGGACGTGGTTGAGCCGCGCCTGCGCGCCACGGCGATGGCCTTGTATTTTGCCGGGCTGTATTTGCTCGGCGGCGGCCTGGGGCCGGTGGTGGTAGGCGGCCTGTCCGACTACTTCGCCCACACGGCAATGGCGGCCGCAGGCGCCCCGCAAATGACCGAAGCGTTCAAGGCCATCGGCCTGCACGACGCGATGTACCTCATCCCGGTGGCGCTGCTCCTGACCATGGTGTTCCTGTTCCTGGCGTCACGCTGTTTCGTGCGCGATGCCAAGCGGATGAAGGATGGGATGAGTGCAGTGGTGGTGCCGGAGGGTGTGGTGGCGACAGCCTAG